In Centropristis striata isolate RG_2023a ecotype Rhode Island chromosome 15, C.striata_1.0, whole genome shotgun sequence, a genomic segment contains:
- the ggnbp2 gene encoding gametogenetin-binding protein 2: protein MARLVAVCREGEEDYPFLARQIPLYIDDTLTMVMEFSDSIMDVDGQEINTSHWKQFAEYHSKLKQQDLNMALTVTPREVNGALSQLVPCVGCRRSVERLFSHLVESGNPALEPLTVKPTGMLSVTKPCLADVKKLYTLFYVHGSKLNDMIDAIPKSKKNKRCQLHSLDTHKPKPLGGSWMDVWELMSQECRDEVVLIDSACLLETLETYLRKHRFCTDCKNKVLRAYNILVGELDCTKEKGYCAALYEGLCCCPHERHIHVCCETDFIAHLLGRAEPEFAGGYERRERHAKTIDIAQEEVLTCLGIHLYERLHRIWQKLRAEEQTWQILFHLGIDALRKSFEMAVEKMQGISRLEQFVEELSEEERAKELKQEKKRQKRKNRRKNKCGFEISEQEGEDKEKNLDEGSLESVESTCQVCGSHEEEEEEAGCDQSVAANGSISCSCPDNTKQDLSPHSNGSDCGYSSSMEGSETGSREDSDIACSEGICNHDYAGDDPNVHHCAEDKEDRIDSRLGCWPHTVENTQCKSKKKKRKGQILCNDQGQKEEGCMSDGNTTGHSPPSVHTCRTKEIFSSLCGDTFASIALRLPWSVNQNNLSLDARSPEANTSLMEFLDDSEVTSDEENCLTQDEIEAFLERNQSFYNNRHQYRQLLKEKFTNYCRATERSKPVCGKWFTTTSVN, encoded by the exons ATGGTGATGGAATTTTCTGACAGCATCATGGATGTTGATGGCCAAGAAATAAACACATCTCATTGGAAACAGTTCGCTGAG TATCACTCCAAGTTGAAGCAGCAGGACTTGAATATGGCCCTGACGGTGACACCAAGAGAGGTGAACGGTGCATTATCTCAGCTGGTGCCATGCGTAGGCTGCAGACGAAGTGTTGAGCGCCTCTTCTCACATTTAGTGGAATCGGGGAACCCGGCCCTGGAGCCCCTCACAGTGAAACCTACAGGCATGCTCTCTGTCACTAAACCCTGTTTAGCAGACGTAAAGAAGCTCTACACCCTCTTCTACGTCCATGG gtcaaagttgaatgacATGATTGATGCCAttccaaaaagtaaaaagaacaaacgCTGCCAGTTACACtccttagacacacacaaacctaaACCTTTGGG GGGAAGCTGGATGGATGTGTGGGAGCTGATGTCTCAGGAGTGCAGGGATGAGGTGGTCCTCATTGATAGTGCTTGTCTCTTGGAGACACTGGAGACATACTTGCGTAAACACAG GTTTTGCACTGACTGTAAGAATAAAGTGCTGAGGGCATACAACATCCTGGTGGGGGAGTTGGACTGCACTAAAGAGAAGGGGTACTGTGCTGCCTTGTATGAGGGACTATGCTGTTGCCCTCACGAACGCCACATCCACGTGTGCTGTGAGACTGACTTCATCGCTCACCTCCTTGGCCGAGCAGAGCCTGAGTTTGCAGGAGGCTACGA aCGCAGAGAGCGACATGCCAAGACCATTGACATCGCACAAGAAGAAGTCCTGACCTGTCTGGGGATTCACCTGTATGAGCGGCTGCACAGGATCTGGCAGAAACTACGAGCCGAGGAGCAGACCTGGCAGATATTGTTCCATCTGGGAATCGATGCACTACGTAAAAGTTTTGAG ATGGCCGTGGAGAAGATGCAAGGGATCAGTCGGCTAGAGCAGTTTGTTGAGGAGCTGTCTGAGGAGGAGAGGGCCAAAGAGCTGaagcaggagaaaaagagacaaaaacggAAGAATCGTCGCAAAAACAAGTGTGGCTTTGAAATATCTGAACAGGAGGGAGAGGACAAGGAGAAGAATCTGGATGAG GGTTCTCTTGAGTCTGTAGAGAGCACTTGCCAGGTGTGTGGTAgccatgaggaggaggaggaggaggccggATGTGATCAGAGCGTCGCTGCCAATGGAAGCATTTCCTGTAGCTGCCCAGACAACACGAAACAGG ATTTGTCCCCCCACAGCAATGGTAGTGACTGCGGCTACTCCTCAAGTATGGAGGGCAGCGAGACCGGATCGCGAGAAGATTCTGATATTGCCTGCTCTGAGGGAATATGCAACCATGACTATGCAG GAGATGACCCAAATGTCCATCACTGTGCTGAAGACAAGGAGGACCGTATCGACAGTCGTTTGGGCTGCTGGCCACACACTGTGGAAAACACTCAATGCAagagtaaaaagaagaaaaggaagggCCAGATTTTATGCAACGATCAG GGACAAAAAGAAGAAGGCTGTATGTCAGATGGGAACACAACAGGCCACAGTCCCCCATCAGTGCACACTTGCCGAACCAAAGAAATATTTTCCTCCTTATGTGGCGATACGTTTGCCAGCATTGCACTACGGTTACCATGGAGTGTAAATCAGAATAACCTTAGCCTTGATGCGAGGTCTCCAGAGGCAAACACAAGTCTCATGGAATTTCTG GATGATTCAGAAGTGACTTCAGATGAAGAGAATTGTCTGACGCAGGATGAAATCGAGGCATTTTTAGAAAGAAACCAGTCTTTCTACAACAACCGCCACCAATACCGACAGCTCCTGAAAGAGAAGTTCACCAACTACTGCCGCGCCACTGAGCGGAGTAAGCCCGTCTGTGGGAAGTGGTTTACCACCACCAGTGTCAACTAA